One uncultured Desulfovibrio sp. genomic window carries:
- a CDS encoding acyl-CoA dehydratase activase, with amino-acid sequence MYVAGIDVGSVAAKAVVLELLPNGGSQIAGRAVLPTGWNTAEAGEFALNNACEAAAMARNDLRHVTATGYGRIALPFADKTVTEISCHARGAAHLFPRVGLVLDIGGQDSKVISLDIPRESEAANLDAGSLDAAGGTASLGVLKSASKPGAVRDFLMNDKCAAGTGRFLQVLSGILNMPLDELGKAAATGKPVAISSMCAVFAETEIVGLLARSTPPQDIAAGVFRAIARRMCALARRIPMQGECVFTGGLATSPAFAAILSDEFGLPVQVPHDPQTVGALGAALIAADLCAKKDRALNTQR; translated from the coding sequence ATGTATGTAGCTGGAATTGATGTGGGTTCTGTGGCTGCAAAGGCCGTTGTGCTTGAGCTGCTGCCCAACGGCGGCTCGCAGATTGCCGGGCGGGCAGTGCTGCCCACAGGCTGGAATACCGCCGAGGCGGGCGAATTTGCGCTCAACAATGCCTGCGAGGCTGCCGCAATGGCGCGCAACGACCTGAGGCATGTCACTGCCACGGGTTACGGGCGCATTGCCCTGCCTTTTGCAGACAAAACGGTTACGGAGATCAGTTGCCACGCACGGGGCGCTGCGCATCTTTTTCCCCGCGTGGGGCTTGTGCTCGATATCGGCGGGCAGGATAGCAAGGTAATAAGCCTGGATATCCCGCGTGAATCGGAAGCGGCCAATCTGGATGCGGGCAGTCTGGATGCAGCTGGCGGCACGGCCAGTTTGGGCGTGCTCAAATCCGCCAGCAAGCCGGGCGCAGTGCGCGATTTTTTGATGAACGACAAGTGCGCGGCAGGCACCGGACGTTTTTTGCAGGTGCTCTCGGGTATTTTGAACATGCCGTTGGACGAGCTGGGCAAGGCAGCCGCCACTGGCAAGCCTGTGGCCATCTCAAGCATGTGCGCTGTGTTTGCAGAAACAGAGATTGTGGGCCTGCTGGCCCGCAGCACGCCGCCGCAAGATATAGCAGCAGGGGTGTTCCGCGCCATTGCCCGCAGAATGTGCGCCCTTGCCCGGCGCATCCCCATGCAGGGGGAATGCGTATTTACTGGCGGTCTGGCAACCAGCCCCGCCTTTGCCGCCATACTTTCAGACGAATTCGGCCTGCCCGTTCAGGTGCCGCACGACCCGCAGACTGTGGGTGCGCTGGGGGCGGCCCTGATTGCCGCAGATTTGTGCGCGAAAAAAGACCGCGCTCTCAATACACAGCGATAA
- a CDS encoding GGDEF domain-containing protein, producing MLKKYYTESTDRNKFDKTFSRAELKLLSLVVISIIITAALITSIFYYYRNLDLKLITTMRSDAIFSLLLDRIPPENFTAIYDDKDEDSHLYNEVQQELDDVRKITAVRYLYTAKRNSEGNAIYVVDGLPRDSEDFRACGSPIEAEILPAVNRCLDGDVFHGTEILNTSWGMIIPSCEPIKNNGVTVGALVIEFDGEYFAENTASSQRYYIIASICVAIGVGFVAIVLIRSFSIPLYQWLAYTDLLTGAMNRNAFELATHKLHGTEQQKNITVVSCDLNKLKAINDQFGHSAGDEHIRALAQLLMKNFRTQGSTYRIGGDEFVTLLFNASLDATEKKVAEICVEARQVTIGNFCLCFSYGIAQFDPEQDDSIDDTISRADVRMYHYKCAKREAESAKTII from the coding sequence ATGCTCAAGAAGTACTATACAGAATCAACGGACAGAAACAAATTTGATAAAACCTTCTCACGCGCAGAGTTAAAATTACTCTCTCTCGTTGTTATTTCCATAATAATAACTGCGGCGTTGATAACTTCAATTTTCTATTATTACAGAAATCTTGATTTAAAACTCATAACAACCATGAGGTCAGACGCCATTTTTTCTCTCTTGCTTGACCGCATACCGCCAGAAAACTTCACTGCAATTTATGATGATAAAGATGAGGATTCGCACCTTTACAATGAGGTGCAGCAAGAGCTTGACGATGTTCGTAAAATAACCGCCGTCAGGTATCTCTACACGGCAAAGCGCAATTCTGAAGGCAATGCCATATATGTTGTTGATGGCCTGCCACGGGATTCAGAAGATTTTCGTGCCTGCGGTTCGCCCATAGAAGCCGAAATTCTCCCCGCTGTGAACAGATGTCTGGATGGTGATGTTTTTCATGGAACAGAAATCCTTAATACATCATGGGGCATGATTATTCCGTCTTGCGAACCGATCAAGAACAACGGAGTCACGGTTGGCGCTCTTGTTATCGAATTTGACGGAGAATATTTTGCTGAAAATACCGCAAGCTCCCAGCGGTATTACATCATTGCTTCCATTTGCGTTGCCATTGGCGTTGGCTTTGTGGCCATTGTGCTGATTCGCAGCTTTTCCATTCCGCTCTATCAATGGCTCGCATATACAGATTTGCTCACAGGCGCAATGAACCGCAACGCCTTTGAACTGGCTACCCACAAGCTGCACGGTACAGAGCAACAAAAAAACATAACCGTGGTGTCGTGCGACCTGAACAAACTTAAAGCCATCAACGACCAGTTTGGTCACTCGGCTGGCGATGAACACATCAGGGCCCTTGCCCAGCTTCTTATGAAAAATTTCAGGACTCAGGGCTCAACATACCGCATTGGCGGTGATGAATTTGTTACATTACTGTTCAACGCCAGCCTGGACGCAACAGAAAAAAAGGTTGCTGAAATTTGCGTGGAGGCACGACAAGTTACCATTGGAAACTTCTGCCTGTGCTTTTCGTACGGCATTGCGCAATTTGACCCGGAGCAGGATGACAGCATTGACGACACCATTTCGCGGGCAGACGTTAGGATGTACCATTACAAGTGCGCAAAAAGAGAAGCTGAGTCTGCCAAGACCATAATCTGA
- a CDS encoding phosphoglycerate dehydrogenase has translation MSTVIVTTSPGFATVGKVPSFIEEKGWKLHRCVDTSRPLGGVLDFAADADFLVVGLIPATAELMDKLPKLKAILKHGVGVDNIDIPAATTRKIPVLNAPGANSNAVAELAIGGMLSFARRIPMMHRTMVEGGWQRIVGTEIDEKTLGVVGLGNIGKVLARKARALGMRVLASDLYPDTAFAQEHGIELTDMDTLLAEADYISLHVFGGKDNAHLIGAQQIAMMKQSACVMNYARGEILDMDALAAAIENGKIAGAVIDAYTSEPPDRSHPIFKSDRVVFTPHSGADTKESVARVGMMNVTDIASLLAGEHPSRVLNPEVFA, from the coding sequence ATGAGCACTGTTATCGTCACGACTTCTCCCGGTTTTGCCACAGTGGGCAAGGTTCCTTCCTTTATTGAAGAAAAAGGCTGGAAGCTGCACCGCTGCGTGGACACGAGCCGCCCGCTCGGCGGGGTACTGGATTTTGCAGCAGACGCGGACTTTCTGGTGGTGGGCCTTATTCCCGCCACTGCCGAGCTCATGGACAAATTGCCCAAGCTCAAGGCCATTCTCAAGCACGGCGTCGGCGTGGACAATATCGACATCCCCGCCGCCACCACGCGCAAAATTCCCGTGCTGAACGCTCCCGGAGCCAATTCCAACGCTGTGGCAGAGCTTGCCATTGGCGGTATGCTCAGTTTTGCCCGCCGCATCCCCATGATGCACAGAACCATGGTTGAAGGCGGCTGGCAGCGCATTGTGGGCACAGAAATTGATGAAAAAACCCTTGGCGTGGTGGGGCTTGGCAACATTGGCAAGGTGCTGGCACGCAAGGCCAGAGCCCTGGGCATGCGAGTGCTGGCTTCCGACCTCTACCCCGACACGGCTTTTGCGCAGGAACACGGCATTGAACTTACCGATATGGACACCCTGCTGGCCGAGGCGGACTATATTTCCCTGCACGTGTTTGGCGGCAAGGACAACGCCCACCTCATCGGCGCGCAGCAGATAGCGATGATGAAACAAAGCGCCTGCGTCATGAACTATGCGCGCGGCGAGATTCTGGACATGGACGCGCTGGCCGCAGCCATTGAAAATGGAAAAATTGCCGGTGCGGTCATTGACGCCTACACCAGCGAGCCGCCGGACAGATCACACCCCATTTTCAAAAGCGACAGGGTTGTGTTCACCCCCCACTCCGGTGCGGACACCAAAGAATCCGTGGCCCGTGTGGGCATGATGAACGTTACGGACATTGCGTCCCTTCTGGCAGGGGAACACCCCTCCAGAGTGCTGAACCCGGAAGTATTTGCATAA
- a CDS encoding double-cubane-cluster-containing anaerobic reductase: protein MKCASFDRIITAFEKNALAVQEAKREGKKVVGQYCLYSPSEIAVAAGAIPVSLCGTRNDSIPAAEEMLPRALCPLIKSSFGFALKDSCPYLSAADVVVADTTCDGKKKMYELLAAYKPVFLLQLPQVQNDDALAYWRHQFELLIAYLEKEFGVSITEQKLRDAIKLMNRERMALKAVMDLAKRKPSPITGMELLEIGFKTSFFPDKEKGISMMLELADDLGKMADAGQTGVAASAPRILLTGVPVGMGSHKVVRLIEECGGSVVCLDNCSGYKKTRVMMDEQGDPLTEMARRYLDVPCAVMSPNPRRYEAIRELAADFAVDAVLDLTWQGCQTYAVESSSLKKFVQDSLQLPFLQIETDYSETDTEQLKVRIEAFIEML from the coding sequence ATGAAGTGTGCCAGCTTTGACCGCATTATTACCGCTTTTGAAAAAAACGCTCTGGCAGTGCAGGAGGCCAAGAGGGAAGGTAAAAAAGTTGTGGGCCAGTACTGCCTGTACAGCCCTTCTGAAATAGCGGTGGCCGCAGGGGCCATTCCGGTTTCCTTGTGCGGCACCCGCAACGATTCCATCCCTGCGGCAGAAGAAATGCTGCCCCGCGCCCTTTGTCCGCTCATCAAGAGCAGCTTCGGCTTTGCGCTTAAAGACAGTTGCCCCTACCTGAGCGCGGCAGATGTGGTTGTGGCCGACACCACCTGTGACGGCAAAAAGAAAATGTACGAGCTGCTTGCAGCCTACAAACCCGTTTTTCTGCTGCAACTGCCCCAGGTGCAGAATGATGACGCCCTTGCATACTGGCGGCATCAGTTTGAGCTGCTCATCGCCTATCTGGAAAAAGAATTTGGCGTATCCATCACAGAGCAGAAACTGCGCGACGCCATCAAGCTCATGAACCGCGAACGCATGGCCCTCAAGGCAGTTATGGATCTGGCAAAGCGCAAACCCTCGCCCATTACGGGCATGGAGCTGCTGGAAATCGGGTTCAAAACGTCCTTCTTCCCCGACAAGGAAAAAGGCATCTCCATGATGCTGGAACTGGCGGACGATCTGGGCAAAATGGCCGATGCGGGGCAGACAGGCGTTGCCGCGAGCGCGCCGCGCATACTGCTGACGGGCGTTCCTGTGGGCATGGGGTCGCACAAGGTTGTGCGCCTGATTGAAGAATGTGGCGGCAGCGTGGTCTGCCTTGATAACTGCTCCGGCTACAAGAAAACCCGCGTGATGATGGATGAGCAGGGCGACCCGCTGACCGAGATGGCCCGCCGTTATCTGGATGTGCCCTGTGCCGTCATGTCGCCCAATCCGCGCCGCTACGAGGCCATCCGTGAACTGGCGGCAGATTTCGCGGTGGATGCTGTGCTTGATCTGACATGGCAGGGCTGCCAGACTTATGCGGTGGAATCGTCCTCTCTCAAGAAATTTGTTCAGGATTCCTTGCAGTTGCCCTTCCTGCAAATCGAAACAGACTACTCTGAAACGGATACGGAACAGCTCAAGGTTCGCATAGAAGCGTTTATTGAAATGCTGTAG
- a CDS encoding dihydrodipicolinate synthase family protein, with amino-acid sequence MKELLPFVAMVTCFNEQEEIDYAAVRRQVRRQIDAGNNLLVNGTNGDFTSLTFPEKIKLCAEVLDEVQGKVKVFVNAGCPSTYETILLGKEFVSLGVDALAIITPYFIGCTQDGLFGHFSRVADAMQKPTYLYDIPARTQNHIEPETAAKLADHPNIHGIKDSGGSQKTLDEYLAIARGRDDFDVFTGPDSLIHYGLTQGAKGCISGLGNVMPHVVNGICKEYEKGDIAASVAQQEIFTAFRTDLYALGYAPAMVKRSLYLMDKSVGASRQPALIPTPELDAKIKALLIKHNIIG; translated from the coding sequence ATGAAAGAACTTCTCCCCTTTGTGGCAATGGTAACGTGCTTTAACGAACAGGAAGAAATCGACTACGCGGCTGTACGCCGCCAGGTGCGCAGGCAGATTGACGCGGGCAACAACCTCCTCGTCAACGGCACCAACGGCGACTTCACCAGCCTGACCTTTCCTGAAAAAATCAAGCTGTGTGCGGAAGTTCTTGACGAAGTGCAGGGCAAGGTAAAGGTATTTGTCAACGCTGGCTGCCCTTCTACCTACGAAACCATCCTTCTGGGCAAGGAATTTGTCTCTCTGGGCGTGGACGCCCTGGCTATCATCACGCCCTACTTCATCGGCTGCACCCAGGATGGTCTTTTCGGCCATTTCTCGCGCGTTGCGGACGCCATGCAAAAGCCCACCTACCTTTACGACATCCCTGCGAGAACGCAGAACCATATTGAGCCGGAAACCGCCGCTAAGCTTGCGGATCACCCCAACATTCACGGCATCAAGGACAGCGGCGGCAGCCAGAAAACCCTTGATGAATACCTCGCCATCGCCCGTGGCCGCGATGATTTTGACGTGTTCACCGGGCCGGATTCCCTCATCCACTACGGCCTCACCCAAGGCGCCAAGGGCTGCATTTCCGGCCTCGGCAACGTGATGCCCCATGTGGTCAACGGCATTTGCAAAGAATACGAAAAGGGCGACATCGCCGCCTCCGTGGCACAGCAGGAAATCTTCACCGCTTTCCGCACCGATCTTTACGCTCTGGGTTACGCCCCGGCCATGGTCAAGCGCTCGCTCTACCTTATGGACAAGAGCGTTGGCGCAAGCCGCCAGCCCGCGCTCATTCCTACGCCTGAGCTGGACGCTAAAATCAAAGCCCTGCTTATCAAACACAATATCATCGGGTAA